DNA from Nitriliruptor alkaliphilus DSM 45188:
GTGGCGCGAACCTGAGGACCCACGACGCGAGGCAGCTCATCAGCACATCAGGTGAGCTGTGCCTTTCGCGTGAGGTCCCTCAGATCGAGGCATCCGCCGGTCGAAAGCGACGGCGGCGGAGGGCCACGTGCACGCCCACCCCATACCGCTCATCTCACGGATGTGCTCCCCGGGGCCGATCGCGGTCCTTGGCCCGCAGGAGCGTGGTGGGCGACGTCCACTTGAACTCACACGGCAAGAGCCGTATTGCCGTAGGCGGATCCAACCTGAGGCGACCGCCTCGGGATGGTGACCTTCGAGCGCGAGCTGGCGTCGAGGATCTGGTCCAGTGCCCTCACGGCGCCGCTCCACGATCGACCGGAGGGGCGTGCAACACGGTGCTTGGCGAACTCCACCGGCATAGGCTGATCGGGAGCCACGATGGCGGACGCGACGCGTGAGGCGCAACGGATGATGGCCGTGGACGGCACGGTCACCGAGGTTGCGACCGGGAGGGGCGCTGTCCACGGGGTGCACGGACCGGTTGGGTTGCCGGTGGCGGTCTCGAGTCTGGTGGGTCGCGAGCGGGAGCGGGCCGAGGTCGCCGAGCTTGTCGTGAACACGCGTCTGGTGACCCTGACCGGTTCGGGGGGCTGCGGGAAGACCCGGTTGGCGTTGGAGGTGGCCCACGATGTGGCATCGGGGTTCGAGCACGGGGCGGGTTGGGTGGAGCTGTCGGGGGGTGGGCGATCCAGGTTCGGTCTGATCCACCCTGGATCTGATGGAGGCTCCTAACCTTGGTTTCCAAGGAGGAGTCATGTCCACGATCGGGAGTTCCGGCAAGCCGCAGTCACGCCGCTACACGCCGGCGGAGAAGGAGCAGGCGGTCCGGATGGTCCAGGCGCTCCGGGCCGAGCTCGGCACCAGGCAGGGCACGGTCCGGCGGGTCGCTGACCAGCTCGGCTACGGCGTCGAGTCGGTCCGCGGGTGGGTCAAGCAGGCCGAGATCGACAGCGGCCAGACACCGGGGACCACCACGGCCGAGCAGGTCCGGATCCGTCAGCTTGAGCAGGAGCTGCGCGAGGTCAAGCGCGCGAACGCGATCCTGAAGTCCTCAGCGGTTTTCTTCGCGGCGGAGCTCGACCGCCCACATCGCTGATGGTGGACTACATCGAGCAGCACAAGGGCGAGTTCGGCGTCGAGCCGATCTGCACCACCCTGCAGTTCCCGCCCTCGACCTACTACGCGGCGAAGTCACGGGTGCCCTCGGCACGCTCGATGCGCGATGCGGTGCTGTTGCCGCTGCTGCTGAGCCTGTGGATCGCCAACTACCGGGTGTACGGCGCCCGCAAGCTGTGGAAGGCGATGGGCCGCGCCGGCGAGACGGTCGGGCGTGACCAGGTCGCCCGTCTGATGCGTGAACTGGGCATCGAGGGGGTCAACCGCTCCAAGACGGTGCGCACCACCCTGCCCGGCGAGCGCGCCGATCGCCACCCGGATCTGGTGGACCGCCAGTTCGTCGCCGACCGTCCTAACGCGCTGTGGGTAACCGATCTGACCTACGTGCCGACCTGGTCGGGCGTGGCGTACGTGTGCTTCATCGTGGACGCCTACTCGCGGATGATCGTCGGCTGGCGGTGCGCGCCGAACATGCGCACCCAGATGGTCCTCGACGCGATCGAGATGGCCCGCTGGTCACGCGGCACCACCCTCGAAGGGCTCGTCTGTCACTCCGACGCGGGCTTCGCAGTTCACGTCTCTGCGCTACGGCGAGCGGCTCGCCGAGATCGGCGCGGTCCCCTCCATCGGCTCGGTCGGCGACAGCTACGACAACGCGCTGGCCGAAGCCGTGAACTCGCTCTACAAGTCCGAGCTCATCCGCGGTCCTGGGCAAGGGCCCTGGAAGACCGTCGATGACGTCGAACTCGCCACCCTCGGCTGGGTCACCTGGTTCAACACCCTCAGGCTCCACGGCACCCTCAACGATGTCCCACCGGCCGAGTTCGAGGCCGCCTACGCTCACCCAACGGAGACCAACCAGCCGGTTGGAATCCAATGAACCGAGTCTCCACCGAATCCAGGGTGGATCAGGCCGCTGCCGCGAGTGCCGGCATGATTGTCTCGAGCGGACACCCCCCTCGAGCGAGAGGTGGCGCCTCGCGCCCGGCAGGGCTTCCCGGCTAACGTCCGCAGTCATGCAGGAGCGGGTCTTGCCCCGGGACGGCTCTGTGCGGCTGGCCTCGTTGTTCGACCACGCGACGAAGCAGTCACGGTTGCGTGTGCCCAACTCGGTCCTTGCGGTGGCGAAGGGCCGCACTCCCGGATCCGGCATGCGGGGACGGGCTGCGGGTCCGCTCGCGAACCGTGATCGATCGATCGCCGTCGTCAGAGAGGTCAGGCGCCCATAACATTGCGAGCCGCAGGACGGGATGCGCAGGACTCTTGCGCGAGGGGTCGCGTGCTCGCGCACATCGCCGGCGACCGCGGGCCTTCGGGCCAAGGACCGCGTTATAGAGGTCCGGAGGCTGGTGTCAATCAGCCGGGCAGGCGAGTGAAGCTCCCGACCGGCGTCTTGACGGTCACGGCCACGCCGGAGCCCGCGATCTGCTTCATCTGTTCGACCAGGGGGTCGGTGGGGATCCCGCAGATGACGACGGTCATGCCCTCCCACTCGGCAAACTTCTGCCATTCGTGCAGGCGGCCGGCTACCACCTTGGTCTGAAGCTCCAACGAGGCGGCGTCGGGGTGCACCTGCACGGTCGTGGCTTCGGCCCGGTCCTCGTCGATGTAGGCCCCGAAGTGCAGGATGCGGGGGTTGTTCGCCTCGACGAACTCCAACCACTCGGGGGTGGCATCGCGGAAGCCCTCGAACTGGCCATCCTTGATGCGGTAGGTGTTGATGAAGATCAACGGCTCGGCCATGGTCCATCCTCGGGTCACGGTGGTCCGGCTTGCACGCGGCGCGGCCTGTGGTTGACCGCCACGGCCTAGACTCAGCCAACCCGGAGATTTACATGGTGTCAAGTGGCGAGGCAGTGTACGGCGACCCGGCAACGCGACGCAGGATCCTGGAGGCGGCCTGGGAGCTGATCGAGGACCGTGGCGCGGCGCTGCGGATCGCGGACGTCGCCGCTCGGGCCGAGGTGTCGCGCCAGGCCGTGTACTTGCACTGCGGGGACCGCACCAAGCTGCTGCTCGCCCTGGTCGCCTACATGGACGACCAGATTGGGATTGGCGAGCTGCTGGCGCCGGTGTTCGAGGCGCCCACCGGCGTCGACGCGCTGGACCGGCTGGTGGAGGCGCTCGCCGCCGCTGCGCCCAGGATCGATGCCGTCGCCAAGGTCATGGACGCCGCGCAGGACGAGGACGCAGCATTGCGGGCCGCGCTGCGCAACCGCATGGCCCGCCGGCACGCCACCCAC
Protein-coding regions in this window:
- a CDS encoding TetR/AcrR family transcriptional regulator codes for the protein MVSSGEAVYGDPATRRRILEAAWELIEDRGAALRIADVAARAEVSRQAVYLHCGDRTKLLLALVAYMDDQIGIGELLAPVFEAPTGVDALDRLVEALAAAAPRIDAVAKVMDAAQDEDAALRAALRNRMARRHATHRAVIQRIADEGRLADGWTIDAATDLFHAITMPGPWRELIHEHGWSQQQYFDRMTRLLHHSFVADPAASSRQPTSRR